The following coding sequences lie in one Nonomuraea muscovyensis genomic window:
- a CDS encoding GH1 family beta-glucosidase codes for MIFPEDFVWGAATASYQIEGAVKEDGRGQSIWDTFSHSPGNVANGDTGDMACDHYHRYADDVELMRELRLAAYRFSVAWPRIQPDGSGPANPRGLAFYDRLVDRLLAAEISPYVTLYHWDLPQALQERGGWTDRDTAHRFAEYAAAVYDRLGDRVRHWATLNEPWVSAFLGYGNGVHAPGRRDPGEAMRAAHHLLLGHGLAAARLRELGAPHLMLVVNSAPVLTPAQVNDPSATPGEADAAATERVHALLTGQFLDPVIHGRYPEQVLEAARRNGGTGHIHDGDLEIIATPIDQIGINYYNPCVVEASPGQPADAAWPGSEDVGFRGADAPTTAMGWPIVPDGLSRLLVRLSGDYPGVSFMVTENGAAFDDVVENGRVHDTDRVSYLEGHLREAHRAVEAGVDLRGYLVWSLLDNFEWAEGYSRRFGIVHVDYATQVRVPKDSALWFRDVIVRNGL; via the coding sequence ATGATCTTCCCGGAAGACTTCGTCTGGGGTGCCGCCACGGCCTCCTACCAGATCGAGGGGGCGGTCAAGGAGGACGGGCGCGGCCAGTCGATCTGGGACACCTTCTCCCACTCCCCCGGCAACGTCGCCAACGGCGACACCGGCGACATGGCCTGCGACCACTACCACCGCTACGCCGACGACGTCGAGCTGATGCGCGAGCTGCGCCTGGCCGCCTACCGGTTCTCCGTCGCCTGGCCGCGCATCCAGCCGGACGGGTCCGGTCCCGCCAACCCGCGCGGGCTGGCCTTCTACGACCGGCTGGTGGACCGGCTGCTCGCCGCCGAGATCTCGCCGTACGTGACGCTCTACCACTGGGACCTGCCGCAGGCGCTCCAGGAGCGGGGCGGCTGGACGGACCGTGACACCGCCCACCGCTTCGCCGAGTACGCGGCGGCCGTGTACGACCGGCTCGGCGACCGCGTCCGCCACTGGGCGACGCTCAACGAGCCGTGGGTGTCGGCGTTCCTCGGCTACGGCAACGGCGTGCACGCGCCCGGCCGGCGTGATCCGGGCGAGGCCATGCGCGCGGCCCACCACCTGCTGCTCGGCCACGGCCTGGCCGCCGCCCGGCTGCGCGAGCTGGGCGCGCCACACCTCATGCTCGTCGTCAACTCCGCCCCCGTGCTCACGCCCGCCCAGGTCAACGACCCGTCGGCGACGCCCGGTGAGGCGGACGCGGCGGCCACCGAGCGCGTGCACGCGCTGCTGACCGGGCAGTTCCTCGACCCGGTGATCCACGGCCGCTATCCGGAGCAGGTGCTGGAGGCGGCCCGGCGCAACGGCGGCACCGGCCACATCCACGACGGCGACCTGGAGATCATCGCCACCCCGATCGACCAGATCGGGATCAACTACTACAACCCGTGCGTGGTCGAGGCGAGCCCCGGCCAGCCCGCCGACGCGGCCTGGCCGGGCTCGGAGGACGTCGGGTTCCGGGGAGCCGACGCCCCCACCACCGCCATGGGCTGGCCGATCGTGCCCGACGGGCTGTCCCGGCTGCTCGTCCGGCTGTCGGGCGACTACCCGGGCGTCTCCTTCATGGTCACCGAGAACGGCGCCGCCTTCGACGACGTGGTGGAGAACGGCCGGGTGCACGACACGGACCGGGTGTCCTACCTCGAAGGCCACCTGCGCGAGGCGCACCGCGCCGTCGAGGCGGGCGTGGACCTGCGGGGCTACCTGGTGTGGTCGCTGCTGGACAACTTCGAGTGGGCCGAGGGCTACAGCCGCCGGTTCGGCATCGTGCACGTCGACTACGCGACCCAGGTCCGGGTGCCGAAGGACAGTGCGCTGTGGTTCAGGGACGTGATCGTCAGGAACGGGCTGTAG
- a CDS encoding carboxymuconolactone decarboxylase family protein, whose protein sequence is MRRLPPLTPSELAPDARALYDSIIEGPRGTSMLDEQGGLAGPFNAMLLSPPVGDALQRLGAAIRYRSELGDRAREIAILVVAHSWDCAFERHVHEEIGRRLGLTGAQLDALRTGAPLELDDPEEAAALRLTRALVSRADLDDEEYAVLPASAVFELTTLVGYYATLALQLRVFRVQQPGAAPAG, encoded by the coding sequence ATGAGACGCCTGCCGCCGCTGACCCCGTCCGAGCTCGCACCCGACGCGCGCGCCCTCTACGACTCGATCATCGAAGGCCCGCGCGGCACGTCGATGCTCGACGAGCAGGGCGGGCTCGCCGGGCCGTTCAACGCCATGCTGCTCAGCCCGCCCGTGGGCGACGCGCTCCAGCGGCTCGGCGCGGCCATCCGCTACCGGTCGGAGCTCGGCGACCGGGCCAGGGAGATCGCGATCCTCGTGGTGGCCCACTCCTGGGACTGCGCGTTCGAACGGCACGTGCACGAGGAGATCGGCCGCCGGCTCGGCCTCACCGGCGCGCAGCTCGACGCGCTGCGCACCGGCGCGCCGCTGGAGCTGGACGACCCGGAGGAGGCGGCGGCGCTCCGCCTCACCCGGGCGCTGGTGTCACGCGCCGACCTGGACGACGAGGAGTACGCCGTGCTGCCGGCGAGCGCGGTCTTCGAGCTGACCACCCTGGTCGGCTACTACGCCACCCTCGCCCTGCAACTGCGCGTGTTCCGGGTCCAGCAGCCGGGAGCCGCACCGGCCGGATGA
- a CDS encoding DUF1622 domain-containing protein, producing MKGETVTGEGTAVKEIIEVVGEALDVAGVLVIAVGTLVASVVFGLRWVRARREPDVYRLYRQGVGRAILLGLELLVAADIIRTVAVSPTFQSVGVLAVIVVVRTFLSFSLQVELEGRLPWQPSPAGGGDVRPTHGRPAPSEG from the coding sequence ATGAAGGGGGAAACGGTCACCGGGGAGGGCACGGCGGTGAAGGAGATCATCGAGGTCGTCGGTGAGGCGCTGGACGTCGCCGGCGTGCTCGTCATCGCCGTCGGCACGCTCGTGGCCAGCGTCGTGTTCGGGCTGCGGTGGGTGCGGGCGCGGCGGGAGCCCGACGTGTACCGCCTGTACCGGCAGGGGGTCGGGCGGGCGATCCTGCTCGGGCTGGAGCTGCTGGTGGCCGCCGACATCATCAGGACCGTGGCAGTGTCGCCGACGTTCCAGAGCGTGGGGGTGCTGGCCGTCATCGTGGTGGTGCGGACGTTCCTCAGCTTCTCGCTCCAGGTGGAGCTGGAGGGACGGCTGCCCTGGCAGCCGTCACCGGCAGGCGGCGGCGACGTCAGGCCGACTCACGGACGACCAGCTCCGTCGGAAGGATGA
- a CDS encoding LacI family DNA-binding transcriptional regulator produces the protein MRRPTLEAVAARAGVSRATASRVVNGQTTVAPHIRDAVQRAIDELGYVPNSAARSLVTQRTDSIALVVSEPPTRVFSEDPLFSTVIRSASLELEAVNKQVVLMLASSAESHARVERYISGGHVDGVMLISMHGADPLPAALSRLRVPVVSYGRPAVPVDIPYVDNDNVGGAELAVRHLVAAGRRRIATIAGPQDMIGGQDRLTGYRNVLRDSDRRSIVAVGDFTRESGAVAMRQLLGDDPALDAVFVANDLMAVGALQSLRQAGRRVPDDVAVVGFDDIEAAKYTEPPLTTVRHPVADQAAAMVRLLLGLFEGGPGDPVILPTELVVRESA, from the coding sequence ATGAGACGCCCGACGCTGGAGGCCGTCGCCGCCCGGGCGGGGGTCTCCCGTGCCACGGCGTCGCGCGTCGTCAACGGGCAGACGACGGTCGCGCCGCACATCCGCGACGCCGTGCAGCGCGCGATCGACGAGCTGGGCTACGTGCCCAACTCGGCCGCGCGCAGCCTGGTCACCCAGCGCACCGACTCGATCGCCCTGGTCGTCTCCGAGCCGCCGACCAGGGTGTTCTCCGAGGACCCGCTGTTCTCCACGGTGATCCGCTCGGCCAGCCTGGAGCTGGAGGCGGTCAACAAACAGGTCGTGCTGATGCTGGCCTCCTCGGCCGAGAGCCACGCCCGGGTGGAGCGCTACATCTCGGGCGGGCACGTCGACGGGGTCATGCTCATCTCGATGCACGGCGCCGACCCGCTGCCGGCCGCGCTGTCGCGGCTGCGTGTCCCCGTCGTCTCCTACGGCCGCCCGGCCGTGCCCGTCGACATCCCGTACGTGGACAACGACAACGTGGGCGGGGCCGAGCTGGCGGTCCGCCACCTGGTGGCGGCGGGCAGGCGGCGCATCGCCACGATCGCGGGCCCGCAGGACATGATCGGCGGCCAGGACCGGCTGACCGGCTACCGCAACGTGCTGCGCGACTCCGACCGCCGCTCGATCGTCGCGGTGGGCGACTTCACCCGCGAGTCCGGCGCGGTCGCGATGCGCCAGCTCCTCGGCGACGACCCGGCGCTCGACGCGGTGTTCGTGGCCAACGACCTGATGGCGGTGGGCGCGCTGCAGTCGCTGCGCCAGGCGGGCCGACGGGTGCCCGACGACGTGGCGGTGGTGGGCTTCGACGACATCGAGGCCGCCAAGTACACCGAGCCGCCGCTGACCACCGTGCGCCACCCGGTGGCGGACCAGGCGGCGGCCATGGTCCGCCTGCTGCTGGGGCTGTTCGAGGGCGGCCCGGGCGACCCGGTCATCCTTCCGACGGAGCTGGTCGTCCGTGAGTCGGCCTGA
- a CDS encoding carbohydrate ABC transporter permease, with protein sequence MRLRYLTLIAVAFFSAFPLYYSVVVASRHNSALAEVPPPLLPGGNLLANVSRVFDTVPFALALLNSFVVAGSIAVAVMFFSTLAGFAFAKLRFRGRNILLLTTVATMMVPALLGSIPLYMLMVKLEWTGTMYALVVPALVNAFGVFFMTQFLSRALPTELLEAGRVDGCTTWKLFWHVVLPVARPAAAVLGMLTFMSAWNDYFWPLVVLTPDNPTVQVALSTLASGYVNDYVLGLAGTAVGTLPLVLVFVLFGKQIIGGIMQGAVKG encoded by the coding sequence ATGAGACTGCGCTACCTGACCCTCATCGCGGTGGCCTTCTTCTCCGCGTTCCCGCTGTACTACAGCGTGGTGGTGGCCTCGCGGCACAACTCGGCGCTGGCCGAGGTGCCGCCGCCGCTGCTGCCGGGCGGCAACCTCCTCGCCAACGTGTCACGGGTCTTCGACACCGTGCCGTTCGCGCTGGCGCTGCTCAACTCGTTCGTCGTGGCCGGGTCGATCGCGGTCGCGGTGATGTTCTTCTCGACGCTGGCCGGGTTCGCCTTCGCCAAGCTGCGCTTCCGGGGCCGCAACATCCTGCTGCTGACCACGGTCGCCACCATGATGGTGCCGGCCCTGCTCGGGAGCATCCCGCTCTACATGCTCATGGTGAAGCTGGAGTGGACCGGGACCATGTACGCGCTCGTCGTGCCGGCACTGGTGAACGCCTTCGGGGTGTTCTTCATGACGCAGTTCCTGTCGCGGGCGCTGCCGACCGAGCTGCTGGAGGCCGGGCGGGTCGACGGGTGCACGACCTGGAAGCTGTTCTGGCACGTCGTGCTGCCGGTCGCGCGACCGGCGGCGGCGGTGCTCGGCATGCTCACGTTCATGTCGGCCTGGAACGACTACTTCTGGCCGCTGGTCGTGCTCACCCCGGACAACCCGACCGTACAGGTCGCGCTGTCCACGCTGGCCAGCGGCTACGTCAACGACTACGTGCTGGGCCTGGCGGGCACGGCGGTGGGCACGCTGCCGCTCGTCCTCGTCTTCGTCCTGTTCGGCAAGCAGATCATTGGTGGAATCATGCAAGGAGCTGTAAAGGGATGA
- a CDS encoding carbohydrate ABC transporter permease: MSALPLSVPRRHRRGVRHTLDVRVSPYAYVAPFFLLFCAFGLFPLAYTAWVSLHEWTLLDEEQTFVGLDNFATLLTDGYFWNAAFNTLSIGVLSTAPQLLLAIWLAHLLNRPMRFQTLFRISLLLPNVTSVVAVVVIFSQLFGRDYGVINWVLSWFGAGTIDWAAGTATSHIALSTMIMWRWTGYNALIFLAAMQAVPKELYEAATLDGASSFTQLRRITVPMIRPTIVFVVIVSTIGAMQIIAEPLLFGASSGAGGGAVSGGPDRQYQTLALFVYEQGFTKFDFGYASAASWLMFLAVVLVAGINFLLTRRLKGGLG, from the coding sequence ATGAGCGCCCTTCCCCTGTCCGTCCCCCGGCGGCACAGGCGTGGCGTGCGGCACACCCTCGACGTGAGGGTGTCGCCGTACGCCTACGTCGCGCCCTTCTTCCTGCTGTTCTGCGCGTTCGGGCTGTTCCCGCTGGCCTACACGGCCTGGGTGAGCCTGCACGAGTGGACGCTGCTGGACGAGGAGCAGACCTTCGTCGGGCTGGACAACTTCGCCACGCTGCTCACCGACGGCTACTTCTGGAACGCCGCCTTCAACACCCTGTCCATCGGGGTGCTGTCCACCGCGCCGCAGCTGCTGCTCGCCATCTGGCTGGCGCACCTGCTCAACCGGCCGATGAGGTTCCAGACCCTCTTCCGGATCTCGCTGCTGCTGCCCAACGTCACCAGCGTGGTGGCCGTGGTGGTGATCTTCAGCCAACTCTTCGGCCGCGACTACGGCGTCATCAACTGGGTGCTGTCGTGGTTCGGCGCCGGCACCATCGACTGGGCGGCCGGCACGGCCACCTCGCACATCGCGCTCTCCACGATGATCATGTGGCGCTGGACCGGCTACAACGCGCTGATCTTCCTGGCGGCCATGCAGGCCGTGCCCAAGGAGCTGTACGAGGCCGCCACCCTCGACGGGGCGAGCTCGTTCACCCAACTCCGCCGGATCACCGTGCCGATGATCCGGCCGACGATCGTCTTCGTCGTCATCGTCTCCACGATCGGCGCGATGCAGATCATCGCCGAGCCGCTGCTGTTCGGGGCCAGCAGCGGGGCGGGTGGCGGGGCCGTCAGCGGCGGGCCCGACCGGCAGTACCAGACGCTCGCGCTGTTCGTCTACGAGCAGGGCTTCACCAAGTTCGACTTCGGCTACGCCTCGGCGGCGTCCTGGCTGATGTTCCTGGCCGTGGTGCTGGTCGCCGGGATCAACTTCCTGCTGACCCGCCGGCTGAAGGGCGGCCTGGGATGA